One genomic segment of Bacteroidota bacterium includes these proteins:
- a CDS encoding ABC transporter permease, which produces MKKILGILGLLIAVLIFTAIIEPRFLTAYNLQNTIRWTSLFGIISIGAAFIIITGGIDLSVGSVIGLVGVLLPMMLINLQWSVPMSLLAVLLVSLAIGVLHGLLITKVRLQPFVVTLCGLLFYRGFARWMTGDQTQGFGNQFDGLRQLAIGRIQITEAFGLPMPFIVLVVLALLAGLFLNYTVWGRYLLALGRNEEAARYSGINTQRMIIIAYIIGSVTAGIGGILFALDVNSVQPAVHGNFYELYAIAAAVLGGCSLRGGEGTILGVVIGAAVMRVLYNAINILGIPTQLEFAIIGAVILLGVMTDELVKRVAANRKGAELKAAKVEAAE; this is translated from the coding sequence ATGAAAAAGATTCTAGGCATTCTGGGCCTGCTGATTGCAGTACTGATTTTCACGGCGATTATTGAGCCGCGCTTTCTTACAGCCTACAACTTGCAGAATACCATCAGGTGGACTTCGCTTTTTGGTATTATCAGTATTGGAGCCGCTTTCATCATCATAACCGGCGGAATTGACCTGTCCGTGGGGTCAGTTATCGGCCTCGTGGGGGTCCTGTTGCCCATGATGCTGATAAATTTGCAATGGTCCGTACCGATGTCGCTGCTTGCAGTGCTCCTTGTCTCACTGGCTATTGGCGTATTGCACGGGTTGCTCATTACCAAGGTGCGACTGCAACCTTTTGTTGTTACCCTGTGTGGATTGCTGTTTTATCGCGGTTTTGCGCGCTGGATGACCGGCGATCAAACCCAGGGCTTCGGCAATCAGTTTGATGGCTTGCGGCAACTCGCCATCGGCCGCATTCAAATTACAGAGGCGTTTGGTCTGCCCATGCCTTTTATCGTGCTTGTTGTGCTTGCGCTGCTGGCTGGCCTTTTCCTCAACTACACCGTATGGGGGCGCTACTTGCTCGCCCTGGGGCGCAACGAAGAAGCTGCACGATACAGCGGGATAAATACACAGCGTATGATCATCATCGCCTATATCATCGGTTCGGTTACTGCGGGCATCGGTGGCATCTTGTTCGCGCTGGATGTTAACTCTGTACAGCCGGCTGTGCATGGCAACTTTTACGAACTCTACGCAATTGCAGCAGCAGTACTTGGCGGATGTAGCCTCCGCGGTGGCGAAGGCACTATTCTGGGTGTCGTGATTGGAGCAGCCGTGATGCGCGTCCTTTACAACGCTATCAATATTCTCGGTATCCCCACCCAACTGGAGTTTGCAATCATTGGCGCGGTCATCCTGCTCGGGGTGATGACAGATGAATTGGTCAAACGTGTTGCGGCCAATCGTAAAGGCGCCGAATTAAAAGCCGCCAAAGTCGAGGCTGCCGAGTAA
- a CDS encoding sugar ABC transporter ATP-binding protein: MSTPDNAPLLQVSSVTKRFPGVVALNQVDLSLGKGEVLSVIGENGAGKSTLMKILAGVQLPDEGQTILEGNPVVIDSCRKATDLGISLIHQELNLSDNLSVGANIFLGREPRRMGMINKRIIYDESAKVLDKIGLQVSPDTLVRELSIGQQQLVEIAKAVSSNARVIIMDEPTSSLSAGETERLFEVVRDLKQRGVSIIYISHRLAEVKLLSDRVLVLRDGENAGTLLRDEISHDGMVQMMVGRDVSQYYALSPHQRGDKVLEVTNLSTPAWPEHTLNFSVHSGEIVGISGLVGSGRTELLRVLFGVDRAVRGTIKLKDGEVQLQSPLDAINAGLALVPEGRKEQGLIIEMNVRENVSLAGLWRNRLTMGSLNRTKEVDDTKEMIGRLNIKTPTDRQVVRYLSGGNQQKVVLGKWLTMQPDILLMDEPTRGIDIGAKEEVYKLMESLARSGMAILFVSSELEEILGMSDRVLVMHEGQITGELQRSELTEEAVMHLATGKKAA; this comes from the coding sequence ATGAGCACACCGGACAATGCCCCGCTGCTCCAAGTAAGCAGCGTTACCAAGCGCTTTCCGGGCGTAGTTGCGCTGAATCAGGTTGACCTCAGCCTGGGCAAGGGCGAAGTACTTTCAGTTATTGGGGAAAATGGCGCCGGCAAAAGCACGCTGATGAAAATCCTTGCCGGCGTCCAGTTACCCGATGAAGGGCAGACCATTCTTGAGGGCAATCCTGTCGTAATTGATTCGTGCAGGAAGGCAACTGACCTCGGCATTTCTCTCATCCATCAGGAACTCAACCTCTCTGACAACCTCTCGGTTGGTGCCAACATTTTTCTGGGCCGAGAGCCCCGTCGAATGGGGATGATCAACAAGCGGATCATCTATGATGAATCAGCTAAAGTGCTGGACAAAATTGGGCTCCAGGTCTCGCCGGATACGCTGGTGCGCGAACTCTCTATTGGCCAACAACAGCTTGTCGAAATAGCCAAAGCTGTTTCCTCAAATGCGCGGGTCATCATTATGGATGAGCCTACTTCAAGCTTGTCTGCCGGCGAAACGGAACGTTTGTTCGAGGTAGTGCGCGACCTCAAGCAGCGAGGTGTAAGTATCATTTATATTTCCCACCGCCTGGCAGAGGTCAAGCTGCTTTCCGACCGGGTGCTCGTCCTTCGCGATGGTGAGAATGCCGGCACCCTGCTGCGAGATGAAATCAGCCATGACGGCATGGTTCAAATGATGGTTGGGCGGGATGTATCGCAGTATTATGCGTTGTCCCCGCATCAACGGGGCGACAAAGTGCTGGAAGTCACCAACCTGTCTACGCCGGCATGGCCTGAGCATACGCTCAACTTTTCTGTGCACAGCGGTGAAATTGTTGGGATCTCCGGGCTCGTAGGCTCAGGGCGCACAGAATTGCTCCGCGTACTCTTTGGCGTTGACCGCGCTGTTCGCGGCACCATTAAACTGAAAGACGGGGAGGTCCAACTCCAAAGCCCGCTTGACGCTATCAATGCCGGGCTTGCCCTGGTGCCAGAAGGACGCAAAGAGCAGGGCTTAATCATCGAAATGAACGTTCGGGAAAACGTGAGCCTTGCGGGGTTGTGGCGTAACCGGCTCACAATGGGCAGCCTCAACCGGACAAAAGAAGTTGATGACACGAAGGAGATGATTGGTCGGCTCAACATCAAAACCCCAACAGACCGCCAGGTTGTCCGCTACCTCTCTGGCGGCAACCAGCAGAAAGTGGTGCTGGGCAAATGGCTGACCATGCAGCCCGACATTTTGCTGATGGATGAACCCACACGCGGGATCGACATCGGCGCCAAAGAAGAAGTCTACAAACTCATGGAGTCGCTTGCCCGGTCGGGTATGGCAATTTTGTTTGTAAGCAGTGAACTTGAAGAAATCCTGGGTATGTCTGACCGCGTGCTCGTGATGCATGAAGGGCAGATTACGGGAGAATTACAACGCAGCGAATTGACCGAGGAAGCCGTAATGCACCTGGCAACCGGCAAAAAAGCAGCTTGA